A genome region from Diorhabda carinulata isolate Delta chromosome 2, icDioCari1.1, whole genome shotgun sequence includes the following:
- the LOC130903577 gene encoding alpha-aspartyl dipeptidase, with protein sequence MAKRNLLLLSSSKLHGHNFLEYAENEICGLLTELRIENILFIPYALKNHDEYFQTVEVPFKKWGFQISSIHTQNPIDAVDQAQAFFVGGGNTFRLLKTLYDLDLVKRIKKRVLENAVPYIGASAGSNIATVSIHTTNDMPIVYPPTFEALGLVPFNINPHYLDADPNSTFQGETREQRIKQYHEEKHSKTVLGIREGCILSIRDTILEVKGLAGATLFQKEKDPVQIKVGTYLNDLFQQD encoded by the exons ATGGCCAAAAGGAATTTGTTACTTCTATCGAGTTCAAAATTACACGGAcacaattttttggaatacgCCGAAAACGAAATTTGCGGATTATTAACAGA ACTCcgaatagaaaatattcttttcatTCCTTATGCTTTGAAAAACcatgatgaatattttcaaacagTTGAAGTACCTTTTAAAAAATGGG GTTTCCAAATAAGTAGTATTCATACTCAGAATCCTATTGATGCTGTTGATCAAGCGCAAGCCTTTTTCGTTGGGGGAGGAAATACTTTTCGTCTTTTGAAAACTCTTTATGATTTGGATTTAGTTAAACGTATAAAAAAACGGGTATTGGAAAATGCGGTACCTTACATCGGAGCCAGTGCAG GTTCAAATATTGCAACGGTTAGTATTCATACAACAAACGACATGCCTATAGTATACCCTCCAACATTCGAAGCACTAGGATTAGTTCCTTTCAATATAAATCCCCATTATTTGGACGCCGATCCTAATTCTACTTTCCAAGGAGAAACTAGAGAACAAAGAATCAAACAGTACCACGAAGAGAAACATTCTAAAACTGTTCTCGGTATAAGAGAAGGATGCATCTTATCTATACGAGATACTATACTTGAAGTGAAGGGTTTGGCAGGCGCTACATTATTTCAAAA GGAAAAAGATCCCGTACAAATTAAAGTTGGGAcctatttgaatgatttatttcaacaaGATTAA